From the genome of Zalophus californianus isolate mZalCal1 chromosome 6, mZalCal1.pri.v2, whole genome shotgun sequence, one region includes:
- the LOC113910129 gene encoding LOW QUALITY PROTEIN: HMG box-containing protein 1-like (The sequence of the model RefSeq protein was modified relative to this genomic sequence to represent the inferred CDS: substituted 1 base at 1 genomic stop codon), translating to MATGLSEHHNMVWEVKTNQMPNAVQKLLLVMDKQASGMNDSLELLQCNENLPSSPGYNSCDEHMELDDLPELQAVQSDPTQSAIYQLSSDVSHQEYPRPSWNQNTSDISENTYGENEVDWLTELANIATSPQSPLMQCSFYNRSSPVHIIATSKSLHSYARPPPVSSSKSESAFPHHHWKEETPVRHERANSESESGIFCMSSLSDDDDLGWCNSWPSTAWHCFLKGTRLCFHKGSKKEWQDVEDFARTEGCDNEEDLQVGTHKGYGSDGLKLLSHEESVSFGESVLKLTFDPGTEEDGLLTVECKLDHPFYVKNKGWSSFYPSLTVVQHGIPCCEIHIGDVCLPPGHPNAINFDDSGVFDTFKSYDFTPMDSSAVYVXSSMAHQRRASLSCGGPGGQDFARSGVSKNCGSPGSSQLSSNSLYAKAVKTHSSGTVSATSPNKCKRPMNAFMLFAKKYRVEYTQMYPGKDNRAISVILGDRWKKMKNEERRMYTLEAKALAEEQKRLNPDCWKRKRTNSGSQQH from the coding sequence AACTTGCCATCCTCACCTGGATACAACTCCTGTGATGAGCACATGGAGCTTGATGACCTTCCTGAACTTCAAGCTGTTCAGAGTGATCCTACCCAATCTGCCATATACCAGCTAAGTTCAGATGTTTCACATCAAGAGTATCCAAGACCATCTTGGAACCAAAATACCTCAGACATATCAGAAAATACTTATGGTGAAAATGAGGTGGACTGGCTAACAGAATTAGCAAATATTGCCACCAGCCCACAGAGTCCACTTATGCAGTGCTCGTTCTACAACAGATCATCTCCTGTACACATCATAGCTACTAGCAAAAGTTTACATTCCTATGCACGCCCTCCACCTGTATCCTCTTCTAAGAGCGAGTCAGCCTTCCCTCATCATCACTGGAAGGAGGAAACACCAGTCAGACACGAAAGGGCAAATAGTGAGTCAGAATCTGGCATTTTCTGCATGTCCTCCCTCTCCGATGATGATGATTTGGGCTGGTGCAATTCCTGGCCTTCAACTGCTTGGCACTGTTTTCTGAAAGGCACACGACTGTGCTTTCATAAGGGAAGCAAAAAGGAATGGCAGGATGTTGAAGATTTTGCTAGAACCGAAGGCTGTGATAATGAAGAAGATCTCCAAGTGGGCACTCACAAGGGCTATGGTTCTGATGGTCTAAAGTTGTTATCACATGAAGAAAGTGTATCATTTGGTGAGTCTGTACTGAAGTTGACTTTTGATCCCGGTACAGAGGAAGATGGTTTACTTACTGTAGAGTGTAAGCTGGACCACCCTTTCTATGTTAAGAATAAAGGTTGGTCATCATTTTATCCAAGCTTGACTGTGGTACAGCATGGCATCCCATGTTGTGAGATTCATATTGGTGATGTATGTCTACCTCCTGGACACCCCAATGCCATTAATTTTGATGATTCAGGTGTTTTTGATACATTTAAAAGCTATGACTTCACACCTATGGATTCTTCTGCAGTCTATGTGTGAAGTAGTATGGCTCATCAGCGTCGTGCATCTTTGTCTTGTGGAGGGCCTGGAGGTCAAGACTTTGCAAGATCTGGAGTCAGTAAAAACTGTGGCTCACCAGGATCATCACAGCTCTCTTCCAATTCCTTGTATGCTAAAGCTGTCAAAACCCACAGCTCAGGGACTGTGAGCGCCACTTCTCCTAACAAGTGCAAAAGACCAATGAATGCCTTCATGCTTTTTGCCAAAAAATATAGAGTTGAATATACTCAGATGTACCCAGGGAAAGATAACAGAGCCATAAGCGTGATCCTCGGCGACAggtggaagaaaatgaagaatgaagagagaagGATGTATACGTTAGAAGCAAAGGCTTTGGCTGAAGAACAAAAACGCCTAAATCCTGACtgttggaaaaggaaaagaaccaatTCAGGCTCACAGCAACATTAA